One genomic region from Evansella sp. LMS18 encodes:
- the yfkAB gene encoding radical SAM/CxCxxxxC motif protein YfkAB: MPAVKTNHRLSPDYDPWEAYIDVEEHGKMVLSNIEFTTTTLCNMRCAHCAVGYTLSNKDPEALPMDLILGRLEEVPYLRTLSITGGEPMMSQKSVDNYVLPLLQYAHSRGVRTQINSNLTLPFERYKKIIPYLDVLHISHNWGTIKEFTETGFARMDRKPAESQRENYFHRMVENSKRLSSEGVMVSAETMLNKRTFPYLESIHDHIIEMGCSRHEIHPMYPVDYASHLETLELFEMRSAIKRLLNHRDHNVWMLFGTLPFYPCSSSEGDLQLISQLHQAKNVTVRNDPDGRSRLNVNIFTGEVIVTDFGDEPPLGNIQNTPLTEAYERWLKTPTAKSLNCHCPAVKCLGPNVLVKNTYYEEEDFQEKKAKIRF; encoded by the coding sequence ATGCCTGCAGTAAAAACGAACCACCGTCTGTCTCCGGATTATGACCCGTGGGAAGCATACATAGATGTTGAAGAACACGGGAAAATGGTTTTATCAAATATTGAATTTACTACGACAACCCTTTGTAATATGCGTTGCGCCCACTGCGCCGTCGGGTATACATTGTCAAATAAGGACCCGGAGGCACTCCCTATGGACCTTATACTGGGAAGGTTAGAAGAAGTCCCCTATTTAAGAACTCTGAGCATCACAGGCGGAGAACCAATGATGTCGCAAAAATCGGTTGATAATTATGTTCTCCCGTTACTTCAATATGCACACAGCAGAGGTGTGAGAACGCAGATTAATTCCAACCTCACTTTGCCTTTTGAAAGATATAAAAAGATAATCCCTTACCTTGACGTGCTCCATATCTCTCACAACTGGGGGACAATTAAAGAGTTCACAGAAACAGGGTTTGCCAGGATGGACCGAAAACCAGCTGAAAGCCAGCGGGAAAATTATTTTCACAGAATGGTTGAAAATTCAAAGCGCCTTTCTTCTGAAGGGGTGATGGTGTCTGCTGAAACAATGCTGAATAAACGTACTTTTCCATATCTGGAATCTATTCATGACCATATAATTGAAATGGGCTGCAGCAGACACGAAATTCACCCAATGTATCCTGTGGACTATGCCAGCCATCTCGAAACTCTGGAGCTTTTCGAAATGCGGTCGGCAATTAAACGGCTTTTGAACCATCGTGACCACAATGTCTGGATGCTGTTTGGAACATTGCCTTTTTATCCATGCAGTTCCTCGGAAGGCGATCTGCAGTTAATCAGCCAGCTCCATCAGGCGAAAAACGTTACTGTACGAAACGATCCCGATGGCAGATCAAGACTAAACGTTAACATTTTTACTGGTGAAGTGATTGTTACAGATTTTGGGGATGAACCACCATTGGGGAATATACAGAATACGCCATTAACGGAAGCGTATGAACGGTGGCTGAAAACACCAACGGCGAAAAGCTTAAACTGTCATTGTCCCGCTGTGAAATGTCTCGGGCCGAATGTTCTTGTGAAAAATACGTACTATGAAGAGGAAGACTTTCAGGAAAAGAAAGCAAAGATCCGTTTTTGA
- a CDS encoding cytochrome d ubiquinol oxidase subunit II, whose amino-acid sequence MSEVYIAILIIWVFLFVYAIAGSIDFGAGFWAMFYQTSKETQASQIANRYLSPSWEVTNVFLVLLVIALVGFFPGAAFYLGTLMILPVSLVLILLAIRSAFMVYSFTVKKYTRTLTVISGLTGLLIPALMVSILPVSIGGFIASSGERHFILFNEVLTSPAVYTHIGFGLATELFLSALLLSDYAREAGNEEVYGIYRKNAIVLGPVTLLFAVSALLTLIPEAPWMVETMMDIWYLFALSLAAAVIGYSTLWWRSGKTNRGRPRIAVLLIVLQFGLASFGYGLSHMPYILYPDLTVYEAFTDPVMFRWLLYGYGGGLAILIPAFIVFWRLFMKDKKYLQINQEEK is encoded by the coding sequence ATGAGTGAAGTATATATAGCAATTTTAATTATCTGGGTTTTCCTGTTTGTATACGCAATTGCAGGCTCCATTGACTTCGGTGCAGGTTTCTGGGCGATGTTTTACCAGACAAGCAAAGAGACACAGGCATCTCAGATTGCGAACAGATATTTGTCCCCTTCCTGGGAAGTAACCAATGTTTTTCTCGTACTGCTCGTCATCGCATTAGTCGGTTTTTTCCCCGGGGCCGCTTTTTATCTCGGTACTCTAATGATCTTACCGGTAAGCCTTGTGCTGATCTTGCTGGCCATCCGCAGTGCTTTTATGGTGTATTCCTTCACCGTAAAGAAATATACAAGGACTCTTACCGTTATATCAGGGCTTACCGGATTATTAATCCCTGCCCTGATGGTGAGCATTCTGCCTGTTTCCATTGGAGGATTTATTGCTTCTTCAGGCGAGAGGCACTTCATCCTTTTTAACGAGGTATTAACCAGTCCGGCTGTTTATACACACATTGGATTCGGCTTAGCAACAGAACTATTTCTTTCGGCGCTTCTTCTCAGTGATTATGCAAGAGAGGCAGGAAACGAAGAAGTATATGGAATATACAGGAAGAATGCAATTGTTTTAGGGCCTGTTACATTGTTGTTCGCAGTGTCAGCTCTGCTCACTTTAATCCCAGAGGCTCCCTGGATGGTGGAAACTATGATGGATATCTGGTATTTATTTGCTTTGTCACTGGCTGCCGCTGTTATCGGATACAGCACCTTGTGGTGGAGGTCTGGTAAAACTAACCGGGGCCGGCCGAGAATAGCAGTGCTGCTGATCGTTTTACAGTTCGGGCTGGCAAGTTTTGGTTACGGGCTCTCACACATGCCATACATTCTCTATCCCGACTTGACAGTGTACGAAGCGTTTACTGACCCGGTCATGTTCCGCTGGCTCCTCTACGGCTATGGAGGCGGGCTGGCAATCCTGATACCGGCTTTCATCGTGTTCTGGCGGTTATTTATGAAGGACAAAAAGTATCTTCAAATCAACCAGGAAGAAAAATAA
- a CDS encoding CBO0543 family protein, with translation MAKEQENQLEKIRLLNEQLSQLETDYWYQFSNMGEIKFWVVLLLFVAPLIALLLFIDRRRVFLLCFYGFNIHVWFGYLDTWGVKQGIWEYPYQLLPFLPGNVTLEASLMPVAFIFVYQLTIASFKKYLISTLALSAFWCFILKPIFVMHDLFRLYKGVNFFHLFITLIGVFLFSKLLTYIFLKLSEQSGTFISD, from the coding sequence TTGGCTAAGGAACAGGAAAATCAACTGGAAAAAATAAGGCTGCTGAATGAACAATTAAGCCAGCTGGAAACCGACTACTGGTATCAGTTTTCCAACATGGGTGAGATAAAATTCTGGGTAGTACTTCTTCTATTTGTTGCGCCATTAATTGCACTGCTGTTATTTATAGACAGGAGGCGTGTCTTTTTACTATGTTTTTACGGGTTTAACATCCATGTATGGTTTGGCTACCTGGATACCTGGGGAGTGAAGCAGGGAATCTGGGAATATCCTTATCAGCTACTTCCTTTTCTTCCTGGGAATGTAACACTCGAAGCTTCCTTGATGCCTGTAGCTTTTATCTTTGTCTATCAGTTGACTATAGCAAGCTTTAAAAAATATTTAATTTCTACTTTAGCTCTTTCTGCCTTCTGGTGTTTTATACTAAAGCCAATATTTGTAATGCATGATTTATTCAGATTGTATAAAGGGGTTAATTTCTTTCATTTATTCATCACATTGATTGGAGTTTTTCTGTTTTCCAAGCTGCTGACATATATTTTTCTGAAGCTGAGTGAACAATCAGGAACCTTTATAAGTGACTAG